In Chryseobacterium camelliae, one DNA window encodes the following:
- a CDS encoding carboxypeptidase-like regulatory domain-containing protein → MIKKLSLISLFTLLPASYYFAQTTVFAYLKDAEGKPVERAEVDLKGSENDVTADKIGYFQFVDLMPGHYQIVITKSNYETKVMEFDVAEEKRKDLGTITLYSALTNADQGLTIIDSDNDDDTSTSQVSTVGLLQSSQDVFSRIAAFDLGFYWFRPRGIDGRSGETMLNGVSMVKSDNGNVDFGNWGGLNEITRYPEISQNHVPSEYAFGGNSSVIYKNTKASEYRKGFQFTQSLTNRNYRNRTSLRYSSGMNKSGWAFTAMGARRWAEEGIQEGTFYDAYGAYLGIEKKFSDKHTMTLNFIGAPYRRSTASPSTQEVYDYRGVHYNSYWGYQDGKQRSERVRKGFQPLFQLQDFWKINKNSSLWTSVSYQFGKDKGSRLDWQNVPNPSPTYYRNLPSYYDSLDPNASVDTPAGSATTVQQAYQASMAAWTSGDPSVTQINWDNLYRRNMQQPAGNYYGQTGRRALYYLVNDVSDDKIWNAATHFVHNFNDNIRFLLNVSYQNYRSEQYREVKDLLGADFVLNRDPFAATNQPGKSGLFNEGEENVTKRVGDKMTYDYIFRRQEVKVNPGLKFSTGKFDAFVSAMAGYSSSNREGLFKHYLYPDSKGEGTDYNFWNYGIKGQLIYKLNGRNFFVYNGAYYSQAPYLEDLFINPRVNGSVAPNIRNMVVNANDLSYVISTPFLKLRLTGYLVDTENETSVQRFFADGIQLSNSDDQGNQTIVQSAFVTQVMTDVKKRNMGAELGVDVKILPTLSLQGLASIGQYTYQNDPVTYFASDATGVFSNGLSYINLGKAYIKNYRQGGTPQQAYSLGFRYNNPKYWWVGANWNYFDDNYLDPSALIRTEGFIQNNNSSTPYYNLTESELRRVLEPHRLPSSFFLNVNAGKSWVIGKYYVLISATVNNILDNTKYITGGFEQTRNAKFPDFVQDNDREFTLFGPKYWYTQGRSYFVNLQFRF, encoded by the coding sequence ATGATTAAAAAATTATCATTAATCTCTTTATTTACTTTGCTTCCTGCATCTTATTACTTTGCGCAGACCACCGTGTTTGCCTATCTTAAAGATGCCGAAGGCAAGCCCGTTGAAAGGGCAGAAGTAGATCTTAAGGGAAGTGAGAATGATGTAACGGCAGACAAAATCGGATACTTCCAGTTTGTGGATCTGATGCCGGGACATTATCAGATTGTAATTACGAAGTCCAATTACGAAACTAAAGTAATGGAGTTCGATGTTGCTGAGGAAAAGAGAAAAGATCTGGGAACAATTACCCTGTATTCAGCTCTTACCAACGCTGACCAGGGATTGACGATCATCGATTCTGATAATGATGATGATACCAGCACCAGCCAGGTTTCAACGGTGGGGCTCCTGCAGTCATCTCAGGATGTATTCAGCAGAATTGCTGCCTTTGATCTTGGATTTTACTGGTTCCGCCCGAGAGGGATAGACGGCAGATCGGGAGAAACCATGCTGAATGGGGTTTCTATGGTGAAGTCTGATAATGGTAACGTTGATTTTGGCAACTGGGGAGGTCTGAATGAAATTACCCGCTATCCGGAAATTTCACAGAACCATGTTCCATCCGAATACGCTTTCGGAGGAAACAGCTCCGTGATCTATAAAAATACAAAAGCCAGCGAGTACAGGAAAGGTTTCCAGTTTACCCAGTCTCTCACCAACCGAAATTACAGAAACAGGACTTCGCTCCGCTATAGCTCCGGGATGAATAAAAGCGGATGGGCATTTACAGCAATGGGTGCAAGAAGATGGGCTGAAGAAGGTATCCAGGAAGGAACATTTTATGATGCTTACGGTGCTTACCTGGGAATAGAAAAGAAATTCAGCGATAAGCATACCATGACCCTGAATTTTATCGGAGCCCCTTACAGGAGATCCACTGCGAGCCCAAGCACTCAGGAAGTGTATGACTACAGAGGAGTACATTACAATTCCTATTGGGGATATCAGGACGGAAAGCAGCGCAGCGAAAGAGTAAGAAAAGGCTTCCAGCCACTCTTCCAGTTGCAGGATTTCTGGAAGATCAATAAAAATTCAAGTCTTTGGACATCAGTATCCTATCAGTTCGGGAAGGATAAAGGTTCCCGTCTTGACTGGCAGAACGTGCCGAACCCTTCACCTACCTATTACAGGAACCTGCCGAGCTATTACGATTCTTTAGATCCTAATGCCTCTGTAGATACACCGGCCGGATCCGCAACCACTGTACAGCAGGCTTATCAGGCTTCTATGGCAGCCTGGACATCGGGTGATCCGAGTGTTACCCAGATCAACTGGGATAATCTGTACAGAAGGAATATGCAGCAACCAGCAGGGAATTATTACGGACAGACCGGGAGGAGAGCCCTGTATTATCTTGTTAATGACGTAAGTGATGACAAGATCTGGAATGCAGCTACGCATTTTGTGCATAACTTCAATGACAATATCAGATTCCTTCTGAACGTATCTTATCAGAATTACCGTTCTGAGCAGTACAGAGAAGTAAAAGATCTTTTAGGGGCAGATTTTGTATTGAACAGAGATCCGTTTGCGGCCACGAATCAGCCTGGAAAATCGGGATTGTTTAATGAAGGAGAAGAGAATGTAACGAAAAGAGTAGGGGATAAAATGACCTACGATTATATTTTCAGAAGGCAGGAAGTAAAAGTGAACCCGGGGCTGAAATTCAGCACAGGAAAATTTGATGCCTTTGTTTCTGCTATGGCAGGATATTCAAGCTCAAACAGGGAAGGATTATTCAAGCATTATCTGTATCCGGATTCAAAGGGAGAAGGTACAGATTACAACTTCTGGAATTATGGCATTAAAGGACAGCTGATCTATAAACTTAACGGAAGAAACTTCTTCGTATATAACGGAGCATACTATTCCCAGGCTCCTTATCTTGAGGATCTTTTTATTAATCCAAGGGTAAATGGTTCCGTAGCACCAAATATCAGGAATATGGTAGTGAATGCCAATGACCTGAGCTATGTGATCTCGACGCCTTTCCTCAAATTAAGGCTGACAGGATATCTCGTAGACACGGAAAACGAGACGTCCGTACAAAGATTCTTCGCCGACGGAATCCAGCTGAGCAACTCAGATGACCAGGGAAACCAGACTATTGTACAGAGTGCATTCGTAACCCAGGTTATGACAGACGTGAAGAAAAGAAATATGGGAGCCGAACTGGGTGTTGATGTTAAGATTCTTCCTACATTGTCCCTTCAGGGACTTGCAAGTATCGGACAGTATACCTATCAGAATGATCCGGTAACGTATTTTGCTTCCGATGCCACCGGAGTTTTCTCTAATGGGCTTTCCTATATTAATTTAGGAAAAGCATACATTAAAAACTACCGTCAGGGAGGTACGCCACAGCAGGCATATTCATTAGGGTTCCGGTATAATAACCCTAAATACTGGTGGGTAGGGGCCAACTGGAATTATTTTGATGATAATTATCTGGACCCTTCCGCGCTGATCAGAACAGAAGGATTTATACAGAATAATAATTCTTCCACGCCGTATTATAACCTGACAGAATCTGAACTAAGGAGAGTTCTGGAACCGCATAGACTGCCTTCTTCTTTCTTCCTGAATGTAAATGCAGGGAAATCATGGGTTATCGGTAAGTATTATGTGCTGATTTCAGCTACGGTAAACAATATCCTGGACAATACAAAATACATTACAGGCGGTTTTGAGCAGACCAGAAATGCCAAATTCCCTGATTTCGTACAGGATAACGACAGAGAATTTACCCTGTTCGGTCCTAAGTACTGGTATACCCAGGGAAGATCTTATTTTGTGAATTTGCAGTTCAGATTTTAA
- a CDS encoding DUF5689 domain-containing protein, with protein sequence MNIKKYLSFVTGLAFAAVSITSCVQKDEWETPPFNCNNKFPASTMTMAAFKAQAPSSGYILINTDQIIDGYVVSSDENGNFYKTISFQDKPENPTVGLQIEVDKSSNYADFPVGAHIRINANGLRLGTDRGVVKIGAVDPTYAIGRIPAALVSRYIAGVCNGNGLDVATIKPIELANLKLAQDEKYLNMLVKVPNVQFSAGELGKKYIDYQAGAGVDTDRNIVDQSGNATVIRNSGFSTFGATQLPDGKGDLTFVVSRYNSNWQMLIRGTNDVQFTGKRFFFDGFDGNLTDNWIPVSVTGAQIWNIQQFGNPKPCAVMNGYAGSNNANEDWLISKPISLQGFISASLSFETDVRYAGNPLEIYVTENYTGNPATTTWVQLSGVLDTNSGAFNTWTSSGNISLNAFVNKNIQVAFKYTSTTTAAATWELDNVKVAGS encoded by the coding sequence ATGAATATAAAGAAATACTTAAGTTTTGTAACGGGACTTGCCTTCGCAGCAGTGTCCATTACTTCTTGTGTGCAGAAAGATGAGTGGGAAACACCGCCATTCAACTGTAATAATAAATTCCCTGCTTCAACAATGACTATGGCTGCGTTTAAGGCACAGGCGCCTTCATCAGGGTATATCCTGATCAATACAGATCAGATCATTGACGGATATGTAGTGTCTTCAGATGAGAACGGAAACTTCTATAAAACCATTTCCTTCCAGGACAAGCCTGAAAACCCTACAGTAGGGTTGCAGATTGAGGTGGACAAGTCCAGTAATTATGCAGATTTCCCTGTAGGAGCACACATCAGGATCAATGCGAATGGACTGAGGCTGGGAACAGACAGAGGTGTAGTTAAAATAGGCGCTGTAGATCCTACATATGCTATCGGAAGAATTCCTGCCGCACTGGTAAGCCGTTATATTGCCGGGGTCTGCAACGGTAACGGACTTGACGTAGCCACTATAAAACCTATTGAACTGGCTAACCTTAAACTTGCACAGGATGAAAAATACCTGAATATGCTGGTAAAAGTACCGAATGTGCAGTTTTCTGCTGGTGAACTGGGTAAAAAATACATAGATTACCAGGCCGGTGCGGGAGTAGATACTGACAGGAATATCGTAGACCAGTCCGGGAATGCGACTGTCATCAGAAATTCAGGGTTCTCAACGTTTGGGGCTACTCAGCTTCCTGATGGGAAAGGAGATCTTACTTTTGTTGTAAGCCGTTATAACAGCAACTGGCAGATGCTGATCAGAGGAACCAATGATGTTCAGTTCACCGGGAAGAGGTTCTTCTTTGACGGTTTTGACGGAAACCTAACAGACAACTGGATTCCGGTAAGTGTTACAGGTGCCCAGATCTGGAATATCCAGCAGTTCGGAAATCCTAAGCCATGTGCAGTCATGAATGGCTATGCAGGATCAAACAATGCCAATGAAGACTGGCTGATCTCCAAACCGATTTCATTACAGGGGTTCATATCCGCATCTTTATCATTTGAAACCGATGTACGTTATGCAGGGAATCCTCTTGAAATATACGTAACGGAAAACTATACCGGTAACCCCGCTACAACAACCTGGGTTCAACTGTCAGGCGTTCTGGATACCAATTCCGGAGCATTCAATACCTGGACAAGCTCAGGAAATATCAGTCTTAATGCTTTTGTGAACAAAAACATTCAGGTTGCCTTCAAATATACTTCTACAACAACAGCAGCTGCCACCTGGGAACTTGATAACGTAAAAGTAGCAGGAAGTTAA
- a CDS encoding DUF6702 family protein gives MSFVGVDFFSSMTKVDYVEGSRTLKFTTKMNTSHISDAIKINPNTAGFEAEVKKYVNNNFDVFVNGAPKTITFTGSQVSGETVWVYFEAGGVSDINTIKIKNTILLSAFPKQSNIVIISYKGGQKVMNFQRGKEVNEVSF, from the coding sequence ATGAGTTTCGTCGGTGTAGACTTCTTCTCATCAATGACTAAAGTGGATTATGTAGAAGGCAGCAGGACGTTGAAATTCACCACAAAAATGAATACCAGCCATATTTCAGACGCCATAAAAATTAATCCCAACACAGCGGGATTTGAAGCGGAAGTCAAAAAATATGTCAACAACAATTTTGATGTCTTTGTTAATGGTGCTCCAAAGACCATTACTTTCACGGGAAGTCAGGTAAGCGGAGAAACGGTATGGGTATATTTTGAAGCCGGAGGCGTTTCTGATATCAATACCATAAAGATTAAAAACACGATACTGCTAAGCGCTTTTCCAAAGCAAAGTAACATTGTTATTATTTCTTATAAAGGAGGCCAGAAAGTAATGAATTTTCAGCGTGGTAAAGAAGTGAATGAAGTATCTTTTTAA
- a CDS encoding LOG family protein, translated as MNTDGRDESLINPELDINETKLHNSFRQKTWDETIAKDSWMVFKVMAEFVDGYEKLAKIGPCVSIFGSARLRPGSKYYDMAVEIAEKITKIGFGIITGGGPGIMEAGNKGAFNAQGKSIGLNIDLPFEQHFNPYINKSYSMNFDYFFVRKVMFVKYSQGFIVMPGGFGTLDEFTEALTLIQTNKIGKFPIVLVGSQFWNGILDWFKTTLLDEGMISEGDLDLYRVVDSAEEAVAHVKAFYDKYSVNVNF; from the coding sequence ATGAATACTGATGGAAGAGACGAAAGTCTGATTAATCCTGAACTGGATATTAACGAAACAAAATTACATAACAGCTTCAGGCAAAAGACCTGGGATGAAACCATTGCTAAAGACAGCTGGATGGTTTTTAAGGTAATGGCCGAGTTTGTAGACGGATATGAGAAGCTGGCTAAAATAGGACCGTGTGTCTCTATCTTCGGATCCGCAAGGCTTCGGCCGGGCAGCAAATATTATGATATGGCTGTGGAAATTGCCGAGAAGATTACCAAAATCGGCTTCGGAATCATTACCGGCGGCGGGCCGGGAATCATGGAGGCCGGGAACAAAGGCGCTTTCAATGCTCAGGGAAAATCCATCGGACTAAATATTGATCTTCCTTTTGAACAGCACTTCAATCCATACATCAACAAATCTTATTCGATGAACTTTGATTACTTCTTCGTACGGAAAGTAATGTTCGTAAAATATTCGCAGGGATTTATCGTTATGCCGGGAGGGTTCGGTACTCTGGATGAATTTACGGAAGCTTTGACCCTGATCCAGACCAACAAGATCGGAAAGTTTCCTATTGTACTTGTAGGCTCGCAATTCTGGAACGGAATTCTGGATTGGTTCAAGACCACTCTGCTGGACGAAGGTATGATTTCAGAAGGTGATCTGGACCTGTACAGAGTGGTAGATTCTGCGGAAGAAGCAGTAGCCCATGTGAAGGCATTTTACGATAAATACTCGGTAAATGTTAACTTTTAA
- a CDS encoding nucleotidyltransferase family protein: MKALIFAAGKGTRLKPFTDHHPKALAKVNGIPLLERNIRYLKGFGISDFVINIHHFGNQIVEFLKRNDDFGCRIEISDESEELLETGGGLVFARRLFDHGEDFLIMNADILTDLNINLFVDYHKKIKDFATLAVSDRESSRKLLFNEELVLRGWLNVQTGEQRLAEFNKGFRPLAFSGVHCINPVIFTKIKRTGKFSIMEEYLDLMHTEHIHGFLHDSILVDVGKPESIAAAEKYFK, from the coding sequence ATGAAAGCACTTATTTTCGCAGCCGGAAAAGGAACCCGCCTTAAGCCTTTTACAGATCACCATCCGAAAGCACTGGCCAAAGTAAACGGCATTCCACTGCTGGAGAGGAACATACGCTACCTGAAAGGTTTCGGGATCAGTGATTTTGTCATCAATATTCATCATTTCGGGAATCAGATTGTTGAATTCCTTAAAAGAAATGATGATTTCGGATGCAGGATAGAGATTTCGGATGAATCGGAAGAATTATTGGAAACCGGCGGAGGACTGGTGTTTGCCAGACGGCTGTTTGACCATGGAGAAGACTTCCTGATCATGAATGCCGACATCCTTACCGATCTCAATATCAATTTATTCGTTGATTACCATAAAAAAATAAAAGATTTTGCTACTTTAGCAGTTTCGGACCGTGAAAGTTCGAGAAAGCTGCTTTTTAATGAAGAACTGGTTTTAAGAGGCTGGCTCAATGTGCAGACCGGAGAACAGAGGCTTGCTGAATTCAACAAGGGTTTCAGGCCGCTTGCTTTCAGTGGTGTCCACTGTATCAATCCGGTTATTTTCACCAAGATAAAAAGAACAGGTAAATTCTCGATCATGGAAGAATATCTGGATCTGATGCATACCGAGCATATTCATGGGTTTCTTCATGACAGCATCCTGGTAGATGTAGGAAAACCGGAATCTATAGCGGCGGCCGAAAAATATTTTAAATAA
- a CDS encoding RapZ C-terminal domain-containing protein: MLHIDIHSFSYKKGGIPKDDTGNGGGFTFDCRGILNPGRIEEYKSLTGNDPGVQEFLETRTDMPKFLELIKSIISINIDNYLERGFENLQINFGCTGGQHRSVYCALKIAEFVREKYPEGTEISLHHDEQHQLNS, translated from the coding sequence ATGCTACATATAGACATCCACAGTTTTTCCTATAAAAAAGGCGGCATCCCAAAAGATGATACCGGAAACGGAGGCGGTTTCACCTTTGATTGCCGCGGGATCCTAAATCCGGGAAGAATTGAAGAATATAAAAGCCTTACCGGAAACGATCCCGGCGTACAGGAATTCCTGGAGACCCGGACCGATATGCCGAAATTCCTTGAACTGATCAAAAGTATTATCTCCATCAACATCGATAATTATCTGGAAAGGGGATTTGAAAACCTGCAGATCAATTTCGGATGTACAGGAGGGCAGCACAGGTCAGTTTACTGCGCTCTGAAAATCGCTGAGTTTGTAAGGGAAAAATATCCTGAAGGAACGGAAATAAGCCTGCATCATGATGAGCAGCACCAGCTTAATTCATAA
- a CDS encoding aminoglycoside phosphotransferase family protein produces MTSENAKRFFENYLGKKSSEFVTLAQSGSARINFLAKADGTSYIITSNTNLQENESFLYYSEVFSSLGLNTPKIIAVSEDRTTYIQEFLGSRTLSEVIAAQGLSSEVKALVKQSLKKLFRLQNLTLEKIDFTRTFEYESYDELPVIHDLYYFKNFIADVLELEYHKSTLLKEFKAIAVLIEALQPQGLMIRDFQSRNIMVNDRNEVSFIDYQSAMKGPLMYDVISFLFQAKANFPEVFKAEMLDFYIEQSDNEDIRIQLKNSVEPLKMMRFLQVLGAYGFRGLIQRKPHFISSLEKGVSNISDLASTWTGMKDFPELSRVIQQLTTDETRSKINTILNTLPRNKE; encoded by the coding sequence ATGACTTCCGAAAACGCAAAACGATTTTTTGAAAATTATCTTGGTAAAAAATCTTCTGAGTTCGTCACCCTGGCTCAAAGCGGTTCGGCGAGGATTAATTTCCTGGCAAAAGCTGATGGAACGTCCTACATCATTACCTCTAATACAAACCTTCAGGAGAATGAAAGTTTCCTGTATTATTCAGAGGTTTTTTCATCCCTGGGTCTCAATACCCCTAAAATCATTGCCGTTTCTGAAGACCGAACGACGTACATACAGGAATTCCTTGGCAGTAGAACTCTTTCTGAGGTCATTGCAGCACAGGGATTATCTTCTGAAGTAAAAGCACTGGTAAAACAGTCACTCAAAAAGCTGTTCAGGCTGCAGAACCTTACCCTGGAAAAGATTGATTTCACCAGGACTTTCGAGTATGAAAGCTATGATGAGCTTCCTGTTATCCATGATCTGTATTACTTTAAGAATTTCATTGCTGATGTCCTAGAACTGGAATACCACAAATCTACCTTGCTCAAAGAATTTAAAGCCATAGCAGTGCTTATCGAAGCCCTGCAGCCGCAGGGGCTGATGATCCGTGATTTTCAGTCGAGGAACATTATGGTCAACGACCGCAATGAAGTTTCGTTCATCGATTACCAGTCTGCCATGAAAGGTCCCCTGATGTATGATGTGATCTCTTTTCTCTTTCAGGCCAAAGCCAACTTCCCGGAAGTATTCAAAGCTGAAATGCTGGATTTCTACATTGAACAATCTGACAATGAGGATATACGAATTCAACTAAAAAACTCGGTAGAACCTCTTAAAATGATGCGATTCCTTCAGGTTTTGGGAGCTTACGGATTCAGGGGACTGATCCAGAGAAAGCCACATTTTATTTCAAGCCTGGAAAAAGGGGTTAGCAATATCTCGGACTTGGCAAGCACCTGGACAGGCATGAAAGACTTTCCGGAACTCAGCCGTGTTATACAACAGCTTACAACAGACGAAACACGGTCAAAAATCAACACAATCCTAAATACCTTGCCTAGGAATAAGGAATAA
- the xrtF gene encoding exosortase family protein XrtF, with amino-acid sequence MLKDFRPVLGILLRFIIMYVVLLFAYQMYLNSFAGSGLDPLSRRVAGQVMHIQNALHYPTQLYDDVKREQVWFYVQKQYTSRMVEGCNAVSVMILFVAFVFAFFKGAKTFVFVVAGLIILYIMNLLRIVGLNIVVIDYKEYSKATHDFIFPAVIYGTVVTLWLVWIKFFALKNENS; translated from the coding sequence ATGTTAAAGGATTTCAGGCCTGTTTTAGGTATCTTATTGCGTTTCATTATCATGTATGTGGTGCTGCTCTTTGCCTACCAGATGTATCTGAACTCTTTTGCAGGATCCGGCCTTGATCCCCTTTCAAGAAGGGTAGCCGGCCAGGTCATGCATATTCAGAATGCCCTGCATTACCCAACCCAGCTGTATGATGACGTGAAAAGGGAGCAGGTTTGGTTTTATGTACAGAAACAATATACTTCCCGGATGGTGGAAGGATGCAATGCCGTTTCGGTCATGATCCTTTTTGTTGCTTTTGTATTTGCTTTTTTCAAAGGAGCGAAAACATTTGTTTTTGTGGTTGCAGGACTTATCATATTATATATCATGAACCTGCTTAGGATTGTCGGGCTCAACATCGTTGTTATCGACTATAAGGAATACAGCAAGGCAACCCACGACTTTATCTTTCCTGCTGTTATTTACGGAACCGTAGTAACCCTCTGGCTGGTCTGGATTAAATTTTTTGCGCTGAAAAATGAAAATTCTTAA
- a CDS encoding exosortase F system-associated membrane protein, producing MKILNGLLVGLGILGLIGVRIMEDRIFYDPFLTYFHEASKEVAFPAFDWGKLIISHLFRFILNLFFSCMIIYFWFRNKQWTLQGGILMTIVFGITFPIYLYCIDDRFETGYLFSFYMRRFVIQPLILLLLIPMFYYRKSLAEKDL from the coding sequence ATGAAAATTCTTAATGGGTTACTGGTAGGACTGGGAATCCTCGGGCTAATCGGCGTGAGGATCATGGAAGACCGTATATTTTACGATCCTTTCCTTACGTATTTTCATGAGGCCAGCAAAGAAGTTGCTTTCCCTGCTTTTGACTGGGGGAAACTCATCATCAGCCATCTGTTCAGATTTATCCTCAATCTCTTTTTTTCCTGCATGATCATCTATTTCTGGTTCAGGAATAAACAGTGGACATTGCAGGGCGGTATTCTCATGACCATTGTTTTTGGCATTACTTTCCCAATTTACCTATATTGCATTGATGACCGCTTTGAAACCGGTTATCTTTTCTCTTTTTACATGCGCAGGTTTGTGATCCAGCCTCTAATTCTTCTGCTGCTTATTCCGATGTTTTATTACCGGAAAAGTTTAGCGGAAAAAGATCTCTGA
- a CDS encoding cation diffusion facilitator family transporter, whose product MNRNQENSTEKIGFQRLIAVFGVILFIGKLFAWKLTNSDAVFSDAMESIVNVISAFMGLYSLHLAAKPKDEDHPYGHGKVEFVTSGIEGALIAIAGIMIIYEGINSLLTGKTLNKLDWGILIIAATAIVNYILGYISIKKGQKANSLVLISSGKHLQSDTITTLGVVISLVVVYFTKIYWLDSVVALIFGLYIIFVGYKIVRRSLSGIMDEQDPDLLNQIVSILEENRRTEWIDIHNMKIQQFGSSLHIDAHITLPWYYSLRDAHKEMENVIMLLAKNTRRSVEFNFHMDDCKSISCPVCQIMDCPVRERNFVKRVQWTPENVTRVEKHTSDS is encoded by the coding sequence ATGAACCGGAATCAGGAAAACAGCACAGAAAAAATAGGGTTCCAGAGGCTTATTGCAGTCTTTGGCGTTATACTCTTCATCGGAAAGCTCTTTGCATGGAAGCTGACCAACTCAGACGCCGTCTTCTCCGATGCTATGGAAAGCATCGTTAATGTAATCAGTGCATTTATGGGGCTCTACTCCCTGCACCTTGCCGCCAAACCAAAAGACGAGGATCATCCGTACGGCCACGGAAAAGTGGAATTTGTGACTTCAGGAATCGAAGGTGCCCTGATAGCCATTGCAGGTATTATGATCATCTATGAAGGCATCAACAGCCTTTTAACAGGCAAAACACTGAATAAACTGGACTGGGGTATTTTAATTATTGCAGCAACGGCAATAGTCAATTATATTTTAGGGTACATTTCCATTAAAAAAGGACAGAAAGCAAACTCACTTGTTCTTATATCTTCCGGAAAACACCTCCAGTCCGACACCATAACAACGCTCGGCGTAGTCATCAGCCTCGTGGTGGTCTACTTTACCAAAATCTACTGGCTGGATTCGGTGGTGGCTTTAATTTTCGGGCTGTACATTATCTTTGTGGGGTATAAGATTGTACGTCGGTCTTTAAGCGGCATCATGGATGAGCAGGATCCCGATCTCCTCAACCAGATTGTCAGCATCCTTGAAGAGAACCGGAGAACGGAATGGATCGATATTCACAATATGAAAATCCAGCAGTTCGGATCTTCCCTCCATATTGATGCACACATTACCCTTCCCTGGTATTACAGCCTCCGGGATGCACACAAAGAAATGGAAAACGTCATTATGCTGCTCGCAAAAAATACCCGGCGGAGCGTAGAATTCAACTTTCATATGGACGACTGCAAAAGCATCTCCTGTCCGGTATGCCAGATTATGGACTGCCCGGTAAGAGAACGGAATTTCGTCAAAAGGGTACAGTGGACACCGGAAAATGTGACGCGCGTGGAGAAACATACTTCGGACTCATAA
- a CDS encoding aspartate-semialdehyde dehydrogenase, with product MKVAVVGSTGMVGQVMLKVLEERNFPVTELIPVASEKSVGKKVKYKQEEFTIVSIKDAIAAKPDLAIFSAGGSTSLEFAPQFAEAGITVIDNSSAWRMDPDKKLVVPEINADVLTKEDKIIANPNCSTIQLVMVLGPLNKKYDLKRVIVSTYQSVTGTGKAAVDQLNSEISGDDSVAKVYPYQIFKNALPHCDVFGDDDYTKEEIKLMKEPKKILGDDTFNLTATAVRVPVQGGHSESVNIEFENEFDLDEVRKILSETPGVIVMDDVKNNHYPMPLYSEGKDEVFVGRIRRDLSQPKTLNLWIVADNLRKGAATNAVQIAEYLIEHNLV from the coding sequence ATGAAAGTAGCAGTAGTAGGCTCAACAGGAATGGTTGGCCAGGTTATGCTTAAAGTTTTGGAGGAGAGAAACTTCCCTGTCACAGAATTAATTCCGGTAGCATCGGAAAAATCTGTAGGTAAGAAGGTGAAGTATAAACAGGAAGAATTCACGATTGTAAGCATAAAGGACGCTATTGCCGCAAAACCAGATCTTGCCATTTTTTCGGCAGGCGGATCCACTTCGTTGGAATTTGCCCCGCAGTTTGCGGAAGCAGGCATTACCGTGATCGATAATTCTTCTGCATGGAGAATGGATCCGGATAAAAAACTGGTGGTGCCGGAAATCAACGCTGATGTTTTAACCAAAGAAGATAAAATTATTGCCAACCCGAACTGTTCTACCATCCAGCTTGTGATGGTTTTGGGGCCGCTTAATAAAAAGTATGACCTGAAAAGGGTAATCGTATCCACTTATCAGTCGGTAACCGGTACCGGAAAAGCGGCAGTAGACCAGCTGAACTCAGAAATCAGCGGAGATGACTCAGTTGCCAAAGTTTACCCGTATCAGATCTTCAAAAATGCATTGCCTCACTGTGATGTTTTCGGTGATGATGATTATACGAAAGAAGAAATAAAGCTGATGAAGGAGCCTAAGAAAATCCTGGGTGATGACACCTTTAACCTTACTGCCACTGCCGTGAGGGTGCCTGTACAGGGAGGACATTCTGAAAGCGTTAATATCGAATTTGAAAATGAGTTTGACCTGGATGAAGTAAGAAAGATCCTTTCCGAAACACCGGGCGTCATCGTTATGGATGATGTGAAAAACAACCACTATCCGATGCCGCTATACTCGGAAGGCAAAGACGAAGTATTCGTAGGAAGAATCAGGCGGGACCTTTCGCAGCCCAAGACCCTGAATCTCTGGATCGTAGCAGACAACCTCAGGAAAGGAGCCGCTACCAACGCAGTGCAGATTGCAGAATATCTTATCGAACATAACTTAGTATAA